TTCAAAAGTGTTGCGAATTTTCTTCGAGAAGGTTTCATGGGAGCTGAGCTCATCAAAGGCACGTTGGGGCGAATTCGATTCGCAAGCGAAGATGGTGAGTGGGCTGTGGCCGAGGTAGAGACGGCCAAAGGCAGCGTCATCGTCGTTGGGAATCTGCTTCAGACGAAGCCCGGCGAGGACGTGGTGGTCACGGGTCAGTGGCAGAACAACGCGAAGTTTGGGCGGCAGTTTGCGATCGAATCGATCAAGACCGTGGCGCCCACTACCATCGAGGGCATTCGAAAATACCTATGCAGCGGGCTCGTCGAAGGAATCGGTCCGGTGCTCGCCGATCGCATCATCGAGAAATTTGGTGAGAATACGATCGATATTATCGATGCCGATCCCAGCAGGATTAGGGAAGTTGAGGGCATTGGTAAGAAGAGGGCCGAGACGATCACTCAGAGTTGGGAAGAGCAGCGTAGCGTTCGAAACGTCATGGTCTTTCTTCAGTCGCACGGCATTACGCCCGCATATGCGACGCGAGTTTGGAAGGCTTACGGGCACGACGCGATACGGGTTATTCAGGAAAATCCGTACAAATTGTCCGAAGATGTTTTTGGGATTGGCTTTGCTACGGCGGACTCCATCGCGAGCCATGCGGGGATCAAGGAGGACCATCCGGCCAGGGTGCGGGCTGCGATCCTTCACGTATTGCGCGAGGCGCAAGGGCAGGGGCATGTCTTCTTACCGCTCGCTGAGTTGAAGACTCGCGCGGCGCAACTCCTTAGTTTACCTGAGGATGCCGTGGTGCAGGGCATTGAGGCGCTGCGTGAGTCCCAGCGAATCATGGTGGATGCGCTTGATTTTGCGGGGGAGCGCGTCGCTGCGGCCTATCGGACGGGAGCCTGGCGTGCCGAGGCCGGGGCGGCCGAGGGCTTGAGGCGTCTTGTAGGCGTGGAGCGGGTCTTTCAGCCTCGGTCGGTAGACCATCACGTGAGAAGCGTGGAGGAGCGATTAGGTGTGCGTCTTGCGACGCAGCAGAAGGAGGCCGTGAGCGCAGCTTTTGAACATAAACTCGTGGTGATTACGGGTGGGCCTGGTACGGGGAAAACCACCATCATTCGCGCGATTTGTGAGATCGCTCAGGGCCAAGAGATGCGCGTGGCGCTCGCCGCACCTACAGGACGCGCGGCAAGGCGAATGTCTCAGGCCACCGAGCGCGATGCGGTCACGGTGCACCGTTTGCTCGAGTACAATCCCAACGAAGGTGGCTTTCAGCATAACTCGGAGCGACCGCTCGACGTTGATATTCTCATCTTGGACGAGTCCTCCATGGTGGATGTCTACTTGCTCTATGCGATTGTGGATGCGCTCTTGCCGCGGGCCGTGCTCGTTTTGGTCGGTGATATCGACCAGCTTCCTAGTGTGGGGCCGGGCACGGTTTTGGCGGATATCATTGAGTCTGGTGCAGCGCGTGTGGTGCGCCTGACCGAGATTTTCAGGCAGGCCGAGAACTCGAATATCGTGGCGAATGCCTACCGAATCAACCGCGGGGAAATGCCACAGGACGCGCCGCGAATCGAAGGAAAACTTTCGGATTTCTATACCGTGAACGCGCGTTCGGCGACCCACGCTCAAGAACTCATTCTGGAGTTGGTTTCGCAACGAATTCCGAGTGCTTTTGGCCTGGATCCCTTTGAAGATATACAAGTGCTCGCGCCCATGCACCGTGGAGAAATCGGATGCGAGACGCTCAATGTTGCACTGCAACAAGCGCTAGTGGTTGAGCGTGGTGAACGGGGTGTGGAGCGCGGCGGAGTTAAGTGGTTGGTGGGGGATAAGGTGATGCAGACCCGCAACAACTATGAGCGGGGTGTGGTCAACGGTGATGTGGGTCGGATCAAGAGTGTTGAGGCGGCGCAGAAGAAGTTGAACGTAGTGTTCGAAGATCGAGAAGTGACCTATGCGTTCAATGAACTCGATGAGCTGACGCATGCATTTGCGATTACGGTCCACAAGAGCCAGGGCTCTGAGTATCCGGTGGTCGTGATGCCGGTCATGACCCAGCATTTTGTAATGTTGAAGCGAAATCTTCTCTATACGGCAGTGACTCGTGCGCGCCAACTCGTGGTGCTGGTTGGCACGTCACGTGCCGTGAGTATTGCCGTGTCTCAGGCGGACACTGGCGTGCGTTTTTCGGGGCTCGCACACCGGCTCCGCAGCTGATTAGGCCCAGATGCCGTCAGCCGTGTAAGGCGAGTTGGGGCCGGCGAAGAAAGTGCCGTCGATATAGCGGTAGGACTTGCCGAAGTTGCTGATCGCGCCCATATCGTCCGCGTCCAACTTGAGCTCGGTGGCTTTGAGATTGGAGCGGATACGAGAGTCTGTGACCGATTTGGGAATCACTGAGGTGCCGCGTCCGAGCGCCCATGCGATGAGCACATCACCCGTTCCGACTCCATGCTTCTCAGCGATTTCCTTGATGGTCGGATGTTCAAGCAAAGAAGGCTCGTCGCTCTTTCGAGTCTGGCGGTCTGGTGAGCCGAGCGGTGAATACGCCGTGAGCTGGATGCCCTTGGACTGGCAGTAGGTCAGAAGCTCGGTTTGAGGCAGATAGGGGTGAGACTCCACCTGATTGACGGCAGGCGTTTCTCCAACGCCTGAGAGCAGGTCGATACGCTCGGGACCCATATTCGAAACACCGATTTGGCGAGTGAGCCCTTTGGCCTTGAGTTCTGCCATGGCCTCCCAGGTCTTTTCCAGAGGTGCCTCTTCCAGCGTGAGGAATTCCTCGCGTGAGCGCGGGAAAGTCACACCGTGCTTAAACGCAACCGGCCAGTGGATGAGGTAAAGGTCTAGGTATTCAAGGCCGAGGTCGGAGAGCGTCTTTTGGAGCGCGCTTTCTACGTGTTGCGCCTCGTGGCTATCGTTCCATAGTTTGGACGTCACCCAGATTTTCTCGCGTGAGGTGTCGCCGGCCTTGATGGCGTCGGCGATGGCTTTTCCCACTTCGTCTTCGTTCTGGTAGATGGCCGCACAGTCGAGGTGGATATACCCGGCTTCTAGTGCGACGCGCACCGCCGTGTAGACTTCGTTCGGCTTGGACTTCCAGGTGCCAAGGCCAAATGCTGGGAATTGAGTTCCGTCGTGTAGTTTCAAATGTGGTTGCATGTGTTCTCCATATGCCGTGTTCACACAGAGAGATGCCTCAGACTCAACTTTGTCTCAAACCAACTTTACAAAGGGGGGATGCTCGTCAAGACTCCCGTAAAGACCTCAGAGGTGTCTAGATGCCAGAAAATGTGTTGAAAATTCCGCGCACCACCCAAAACCGACTCCACTTGAAGCTCCAAGATGGTTTTGTAGGTTTGAGTTGGACCAGAGCCCAAGAGGTCTCGGCGTCGGCCAAACTTCAAGCGGCTCGCGTCTACTCCCTGGCCGTACTCGATGCCGCCATGCGCTCCTTGGTTGAGCGCTGGCCCGGTTCCAAGGAGCTTCAACACAAACCCTCTAAGAACGCCGTGGAAGAGCTTCAATCCACGAATGCATGGGAAGTGGTCTACTGGGCCTTGCATCGCGGGAATCGCGCTTTAGGCGAGCTAGAAGGGCTCTTTGAAACCCAGGTGGACCTTGGATTGGAACAAGCCGAAGTTTTTGCGGATGCTGAAGGCCTAGACGAGGTGGAGGGTGAAAAACTGCTGGAGCTCCTCTCGGAGCCAATCCGCCTGCACGACGACCTCGATGCGCAGATCGCTCATGTGCTCAAAAGATGGGGCAAATACCTCGACCCGTCATTGAAGGAACAACTCCTGAGATCCAGAGACTACCTGCGCGAGGCGTGGGTTGGTCATTTTGGCCCAGCAACTGCGGCGCAAGCCCCGGATTTTTCGAGCCTCTACCAACACCAAGAACGCTTTACGCACGACCGCGACTGGATGCCGAGCGTGGTGCTCATCGCCAAGAATATCTACGTCTGGTTGCACCAACTCTCGGCCACCTATGGCTACAGAATTGAACGGCTCGACGAAGTCCCCGAGGCCGAACTGGCGCGCCTCAGAAGCCAAGGCATCACGGGACTCTGGATGATTGGACTCTGGGAGCGGAGCCCGGCCTCAAGGCGCATCAAAGAACTCTGT
This Microvenator marinus DNA region includes the following protein-coding sequences:
- the recD2 gene encoding SF1B family DNA helicase RecD2, which encodes MGAELIKGTLGRIRFASEDGEWAVAEVETAKGSVIVVGNLLQTKPGEDVVVTGQWQNNAKFGRQFAIESIKTVAPTTIEGIRKYLCSGLVEGIGPVLADRIIEKFGENTIDIIDADPSRIREVEGIGKKRAETITQSWEEQRSVRNVMVFLQSHGITPAYATRVWKAYGHDAIRVIQENPYKLSEDVFGIGFATADSIASHAGIKEDHPARVRAAILHVLREAQGQGHVFLPLAELKTRAAQLLSLPEDAVVQGIEALRESQRIMVDALDFAGERVAAAYRTGAWRAEAGAAEGLRRLVGVERVFQPRSVDHHVRSVEERLGVRLATQQKEAVSAAFEHKLVVITGGPGTGKTTIIRAICEIAQGQEMRVALAAPTGRAARRMSQATERDAVTVHRLLEYNPNEGGFQHNSERPLDVDILILDESSMVDVYLLYAIVDALLPRAVLVLVGDIDQLPSVGPGTVLADIIESGAARVVRLTEIFRQAENSNIVANAYRINRGEMPQDAPRIEGKLSDFYTVNARSATHAQELILELVSQRIPSAFGLDPFEDIQVLAPMHRGEIGCETLNVALQQALVVERGERGVERGGVKWLVGDKVMQTRNNYERGVVNGDVGRIKSVEAAQKKLNVVFEDREVTYAFNELDELTHAFAITVHKSQGSEYPVVVMPVMTQHFVMLKRNLLYTAVTRARQLVVLVGTSRAVSIAVSQADTGVRFSGLAHRLRS
- a CDS encoding aldo/keto reductase, which codes for MQPHLKLHDGTQFPAFGLGTWKSKPNEVYTAVRVALEAGYIHLDCAAIYQNEDEVGKAIADAIKAGDTSREKIWVTSKLWNDSHEAQHVESALQKTLSDLGLEYLDLYLIHWPVAFKHGVTFPRSREEFLTLEEAPLEKTWEAMAELKAKGLTRQIGVSNMGPERIDLLSGVGETPAVNQVESHPYLPQTELLTYCQSKGIQLTAYSPLGSPDRQTRKSDEPSLLEHPTIKEIAEKHGVGTGDVLIAWALGRGTSVIPKSVTDSRIRSNLKATELKLDADDMGAISNFGKSYRYIDGTFFAGPNSPYTADGIWA